Part of the Aciduliprofundum boonei T469 genome is shown below.
TGGTTTTCTTGATTTCTTAGAGAAGTACAAGCCAGATATTTTGGCTTTGCAGGAGATAAAGGCTACCGAAGATAATATACCCATAGAGGTTCGCTACTATCCAGATTACCACAAGTATTGGAATCCTGCAAAAAAGAAGGGCTATGCAGGCACAGCACTATTCACAAAGATTGAGCCTTTAAATATCAAATTTGGAATAGGCGAGGATAAGTTTGATTCTGAAGGGAGGGTTATAACTGCAGAGTATGAGAAATTCTACCTTGTGAATGCATACTTTCCAAATTCTCAGCATGGCTTAACTCGGTTAGATTTCAAAATTGAGTTTGATAAATTGATTCACTCTTATCTTAATGAGCTGAGAAAGAAAAAGCCGGTAATTCTATGCGGAGATTTCAATGTTGCACATAAGGAGATAGATTTGGCAAATCCAAAGCAGAATGTGAAGAATGCCGGATTCACACCACAAGAGCGTGCTTGGATGGATGAGTTTTTGCAGGATGGGTACATTGACACATTCAGGATGTTTACAAAGGAAGGGGGGCATTACACTTGGTGGACATACAGGTTTAAGGCAAGGGAGAGGAATATAGGATGGCGTGTGGATTATTTTGTTGTTAGTGAAGAATTAAAAGATAAAGTGAAAAGCTCTTGGATTCTGAGCGAAGTTTATGGTTCAGACCACGCGCCTATTGCTATGGTGCTCGATATTTAGAGATCTTTATAAAGGGGAGATTTTAGAACTCTTAGATTCAACTCAGTATCGTTTAGGTCGCAGATTTCATCGAGCAGATTATTTAATGTATTTTCAACATCATCTGGCAAATTCACGGGAATATCTTCCTTTAGAACCAAGTATCCATAGGGCTTTGCTTCTATTTTCTCCACAGGTAATTCCTTTATTATCTCTGCTAGTTTATTGCTCGTGAGGCCATATTCTGTTTTTTCGTAATCCAGAGAGGTTAGCTTTTTTCCTATCTTTTTAATGTATTCCATATCAAGAAGCGCTAAAATTCTGCTTATATGGAATGGATGTAAACCATTGCATTCTCTAAGCAGGTACACAATGAGGTCTTTTTCAATCATTAAGCCACCCCCTTACTATTTGGGCAATTCTTTTTATCTCCTTACTCGCAGGGGAATCTGGAGCGTACTCCACCAAAGGTTTCATATTTGCCAGGGATTTTGGTATAGAGGGGTCATAGGGGATACGTCCTATTATCTCAACATCGTTCTCTTTGGCAAAATCTTCAATCCCTCTATATCCAGGGTTCATTCCGTCCTTGTTTATTATTAGGTAAGATGGGATTCTAAAATGCTGTGCAAGCCAATAAACTCTTTTTAAATCGCTCAAGCTTGATGGAGTTGGCTCTGCAATTAAAATTGCTTTATTAGCTCCGCTTAAAGAGGCTATAACTTGGCATCCTATACCTGCAGCAGAGTCCACAATTATGTGCTCTGCTTTTCCCTCCTTTACCCAATTTTTAGCGATATTTTTTTCCTCTGTTACCAATTTTCCACTATTTGGCTTGCCAACATCAAGCTCTGCACTAACTAACGGTCCATATTTTGTGTTTGCAATTCTAATCCATCCTGAAACTGTATCATCTATTATTATGGCATCTTCAACAGGGCAAACTGCCTTGCATGCGCCGCATCCTTCGCATAGATACTCCTTTATTTTATGCTGACCATTCTCTATATAAATAGCTTCATAAATGCAAATATTGTCACAAACTCCACAGTTTATGCACTTATCAGTTATGGTTGCACTCTTTGCAGATATAACATCTCTTTCAGAATCCCATTTCTCCACATTTAATACGAGATGCAAATTGGGAGCTTCCGCATCTGCGTCAACAGCTGCAATTTTTAAATCTTTAAGAAGGGAAATTAGAGAGCCGGTAAAAGTGCTTTTTCCTACGCCTCCTTTTCCGCTGGCTATTACGATTTCCATTTTATAGCACCTCCTCGATGCGCTCTACGATGCTCTCAAATATTTTTGCAGCTCTGCTATCAGGGAATTTTTCAACTACAGGTACACCACTCACATAACTCTCCAGTATTTCATCAAGCATGGGAATCTCCGCTATTATTTCAGCATCGTAATTTTTCAAGAGCTCATCATGAGAAATCTTGCCAATATCACTACGATTTATAACTATCCATGCCTTCAAATTCAGCTTTTTAAGGAGTTTTAGTATCATTTCTAAATCATGTCTCCCAAGAGGTGTTGGCTCTGTGACGGTTATGACTATATCAGAGTCCTCTATAGCTGCTGCCACATGATTCCCCGTTCCGGGCATGGTATCAAAGAGGTATATGTCAGCGTCAATATCCATGGCTCTTTGCCTTGCGGCTAACACTGTTGGATAAGAACGCTCCTCCCCCTCGGCGAGAACGCCAGTAACTAACTCTAAATTATCCTTCACTTTTGTTCTGTATGTGTGGCCTACGAGGCGATAATCGTCCAGTATGGCCCCCTCCTCTGGACATACTAACTGGCATGTGCGGCATCCGGAGCACAGGGTGGGCATTAGAAATGGATAACCTTCCTTGAATTGTAAAAGGGCGTTTTCTGCGCAGTTCTCAACGCATAATCCACATTTGGTACATTTACTGTAATCAAATTTTGGTTTGAATAGGTTTACATCTTCCTCATTCTCGAGCTTTGTTGAAAGGAGAATATAATCGTTGGGGCATTCAACATCTGCATCAACAAACACTACCTTATGCTTTTTAGATAATAGCAACGCCAGATTCGTTGCCACTGTGCTCTTTCCTGTTCCACCTTTTCCGCCGGTGACGGTGAGTTTCATTAAATCACCAGCCGCCACGACCTCGTCCCATGTCTCTTCCCATTCCTCGACCTCTGCCTCGTCCCATACCTCTGCCCATACCTGGACCACCAACAGGTTGAGCAGGTGCGAGGTTACCTTGGAGATACATATTTACCGCATCCCCAATCTTTACTGGTGGGGAGGTATACATTTCCACACCTCCCATAGATAGAACTTGAGCAGAGTTTGGACCGATTGCCCCAGCAATCAGAACTTTGCAACCTTCATTGACCACCGTCTGGCCAGCCTGCATTCCAGCACCACTTGCTGCCGCTGCACCGGGATTTGGTATGACATAAACATTTTTTATTGAATTCCCTTCTGTTTCAACCACTGTAAATGCAGGACATCTTCCAAACTGCATACTTACCGTATCTTCAAGCCCACCATTTGAATCTGATGCTACACATATTTTCATTCGGCTCACCTAAATGGTGATATGTGCAGGGTTTATAAATCTTATTGGATATTTTTGTATATTCTGAAAAATTTAAATACTCTTTTCCTTTCCTCCTCATAATGAGAAAATTGATAATCGCATTGGTCATGGTATTTCTACTTATCGTATCCTCTGCAACCGTTATTGGAGCACCCAACAAGAAGACTAGTAATAAAAATAAGTTCCCCACTATAACTGTGATATTTTCTGATGGAAAGGTTGCCGATATAACGGGTAAAATGTGGGCCACTACTATTATTCCCTATGTTGAAGGGAGAATAAAGGATTATAAATGGGAGCAAAATCCGGATATTGCACAGTATATATTCTTCGATAAAGCTTTAAAAGGGCTGAATCCCTATGGCCTTGATTTCATAAAGGCTTTAGAAGAATCAACCTATGAGCAGTTCCAGCATAATATATTTATTCCCCTTTCTAATGCATTGAACAAAACGGCAAATTTGGACTCAGACCATGATGGCTATACGAATATTGAAGAGCTTAATAATGGAACCTTGCCCGGATTTGCAGATAGCCATCCCGGTATGAATAAGAAAACATTTTGGGGACAGTATGGTGGATATATAATAATAGGGGTTTTGATACTCTCTATTTTTGTCCTCTACTTTGTTTTCAATAAGGAAAGTGAGAAGGAGAAACTTTAAAAATAAACCCATCTCCTTTCAATTCTTTTGAAGTTGTAAAATGTTAAAAGGAGCATAAAAGATG
Proteins encoded:
- a CDS encoding exodeoxyribonuclease III, encoding MELLLISWNVNGIRACVRNGFLDFLEKYKPDILALQEIKATEDNIPIEVRYYPDYHKYWNPAKKKGYAGTALFTKIEPLNIKFGIGEDKFDSEGRVITAEYEKFYLVNAYFPNSQHGLTRLDFKIEFDKLIHSYLNELRKKKPVILCGDFNVAHKEIDLANPKQNVKNAGFTPQERAWMDEFLQDGYIDTFRMFTKEGGHYTWWTYRFKARERNIGWRVDYFVVSEELKDKVKSSWILSEVYGSDHAPIAMVLDI
- a CDS encoding P-loop NTPase: MEIVIASGKGGVGKSTFTGSLISLLKDLKIAAVDADAEAPNLHLVLNVEKWDSERDVISAKSATITDKCINCGVCDNICIYEAIYIENGQHKIKEYLCEGCGACKAVCPVEDAIIIDDTVSGWIRIANTKYGPLVSAELDVGKPNSGKLVTEEKNIAKNWVKEGKAEHIIVDSAAGIGCQVIASLSGANKAILIAEPTPSSLSDLKRVYWLAQHFRIPSYLIINKDGMNPGYRGIEDFAKENDVEIIGRIPYDPSIPKSLANMKPLVEYAPDSPASKEIKRIAQIVRGWLND
- a CDS encoding P-loop NTPase — protein: MKLTVTGGKGGTGKSTVATNLALLLSKKHKVVFVDADVECPNDYILLSTKLENEEDVNLFKPKFDYSKCTKCGLCVENCAENALLQFKEGYPFLMPTLCSGCRTCQLVCPEEGAILDDYRLVGHTYRTKVKDNLELVTGVLAEGEERSYPTVLAARQRAMDIDADIYLFDTMPGTGNHVAAAIEDSDIVITVTEPTPLGRHDLEMILKLLKKLNLKAWIVINRSDIGKISHDELLKNYDAEIIAEIPMLDEILESYVSGVPVVEKFPDSRAAKIFESIVERIEEVL
- a CDS encoding NifB/NifX family molybdenum-iron cluster-binding protein, with amino-acid sequence MKICVASDSNGGLEDTVSMQFGRCPAFTVVETEGNSIKNVYVIPNPGAAAASGAGMQAGQTVVNEGCKVLIAGAIGPNSAQVLSMGGVEMYTSPPVKIGDAVNMYLQGNLAPAQPVGGPGMGRGMGRGRGRGMGRDMGRGRGGW